AGTTCCGAGGTGATTAGCATTGCTGTCCCAGCCGACATTCCAACTGCTTTCAGAATTCAGACCGTAAGCACGGCTGACAAATCCGGCATCAAAAACATCCTTAGCAAGGGCGGTGTGACTGGAGGACAGATTAAACATGACAGCATAACTATGACTTATAATGCCGTCAGCACTGGACAGCTCAGGAGCAACGAAACATAAACGTTCGTTGGCTGTGGCACCGTTTTCAACATATTGATTAAGCACTGAGCTTATTGATGAAAGATCACCTGTTGTACATCCGAATATAAATTTACCCTGAAGACTTTCCAGAGAAGGCCAGTTATAGGCTGCTACTGCTGCCTGAAGGTTTTGTTCACTGCCGATCAAATCCGGTGGCCCCCATATGTTTTCCCTGCCTAGCTCGGATATGATCAATTCATCCAGTGACTCTGGTGTCTGATCTCTGCTGGTGACGAAATTATCTTTCAGGTCAACCCATATGGTTACAACTTCATGATCAGGTACTGCCATGTGAAATGACTTTAATACTGCCAGTGCGTCTGTAAAGGTGTTTACAGAACTCTCCTGATCAACAACAGAAGCATGATAAACATACCAGTCCCCCATAAGCTGGGGCCATAGCGCACTGTTGTTGCTACTGTGAATATCAATTTCCATAGAACGCAAACGCCAATAGAGTGCCTGACCAGTATAGCTTTCCTGACGCTGATAAGAATTATGTGAGCTCTTCTGCCTGACCTGATTATATCTGATATCTGCATATTTCATAATTAACTCCTGAGTAAAGTTCAACGGTAGAGGGGGCGTCTCTCTCCGTGTTGTGCTATTCCTGACTGTTGTTCCACATTGCAGGGTTCATAACTAAAGATGCTTCCATGCCTATGCTTCCGCTCATTGAAGGATTATAAGCACGTTGACCGTAATAGGTTAACATCGGATCAGGGGATTGTGACTGGACATTGCCGCTGCTGCTGCCGGAAGAGGGCAATAGAGGCGAAACAGCTTGTTTTGCTAAAGCGCCCACTACGGTAGCGATAGTAGGCAGACTGAATTTGCCAAGAACTAAAGTCTGTAAACCTCCTGCTAAAGGTATGTTGACGTTAGGTATACGGCTGACAAATGATGGGAGAGGGATAACGCCCATAGAGCCGAAAGAGCTGTATGCATTGCTGACCTGACTGAGAGAATTTGGACTGTAAGCCCATCCGTTCCTTCCCGTTATCTCCAGATAACGTGCTGCCTGCTGAGTCGCCATTGCGCCTCCTGCTCCTGCCATACCACCGGCGATGGCGCCGCCGATAGCGCCTGTTATAGCTCCTGAAAGCAGTGATTGCTGCCATGTTCCTGAATTCTCCACACCGAAAGCATCATTTATGAAATGCTGGCTGACCCCTTGCGTTGCTCCCACAGCCAGACCAACGGTGGCACCAACACCAGCTCCTGCTGCAACCCCAGCTGCGATACCTCCGGCTGTTGTTGTGGCTGCTGCTGCTGCGGCAGACCCAGCGGCAAATGCACCCACACCTCCGGCAGCAGATAGTGCCCCCGCTGCTGCACCGACGGCTGCCCCGGCAAAAATATAGCCCGCAAGCTTTCCTCCTGTCAGTCCTGCTTTAATACCTGTATAGGTGGCTGCTCCCGCACCTAAGACTGCCCCCACAGCCAGACCTATAAGAAGAATGACCGTAAATGTAGCCAGTTCGTCGCCTGATGGGTCAGTGAGGTTTACAGGGTTGTTTCCACTGTAAACAAATGGGCTGTTATATTGAAATTTAGGATCACATGAATAAAACCGCCCAATATTGGGGTCGTAAAATCTCGCCCGATAGTTGTACAGCATCAGTTCGGTGTCAAACTCCTGACCTGTATAACGGTAAGAGATGAAGTCAGCATTATTGGAACTGTCTGCTATTAGCTGACCAAAAGGCATATAGTTCAGCGTGGTTTCTACATTCCCTTTTTCGGAAATAACCATGCGTACAGACCCCTGATGATCTTTTAATACATAGTGAGCGCCGTCATCGTTTATCATCGCTGTCAATCCACCGACACCATAGATGTATTGCTTTGTTTCATTAGTAATTTCCATAATAGGACAATCGCTAAAACCGTGTACATAAAGAGTCTGGGTTCCGTCAGTTTTTCGCTTTATCACACGCTGATTAATACCATTATATGCAAATGTGAGCTCGCTTCCGTCTGTGTTGCTGACTTTGAAAGGCAGGTTATTCAACATATTATAGCTGATCAGGTTTATGTCTGAGGTACCAGTGATATTGCCACTTTTATCATAATTAAAGCTCTGAACACTGTCTCCTGTTTTAACTGCTGTCAGCTTGTTGCTCCCCTGTTGGTAGCTGTAGTCCCTCAGCAGTTCGCCTTGTTGCAGTGTGAGGATATTACCTGCTGCATCGAAACTTAGGGGTGCACCTGTTCCTATGCTGTAAGCCGGATTGGTAGTGTGTTGAGCAACGGTTAACTGACCTTTCGAGTCATATTGAAAGAGGTATTCAAAAGAGTTTTCCGGAGTTATTGAGTCGGTATTAGTTACTTTGGCTATATTGCCGTTAAAATATCCTGCACCTTTGTACCCGCCTGCGGTATAGCTGAATTTATGTTCCAGTATCTGTTTTTGGTCAGCATAAGAGTTATTTATGTCTGTAATCCAACCGGGCGAGTTGTAAGACATCTGCCGTAATAGAGGTTTTTCTCCGGTACAATTCAGTTTTTCATCGGCAAGACTGCCGTCAGCATTATATCTGTATGAAGCGAATTTCTCCGGTTCATCTTTTGTGCCTATTGCAATATTTTGCCCCATATCGTTATATGTGTAACAGACTCTGGGAACCTGTGCTCCGTCAGGGTAATCAATAGCTATGATATTGCCAAGATTGTTATAAGTATATCGGCTAATCTGCTGTTTTTGATTTGGTATAGTGAGTATACACTCATTTGCCTTTCCGCAATTATCGTACCCGTAAGTATTTTCTATAATGACATTATCAGCGCTGCGCTTTTCAGTTTTCCAAAGGCGCCCCTGGAGAGTTATGTCTTCTCCGGTGCCGTCATAGCTGTTCAGGGTTTCCCAGTTGTGACTTTGAGGATAGAGAGGGTCGCTGTCTGCAATGACCTGTAACTGCGTTCCATCACCCCATTTACAGACCATTTCACCTTCTTCTGTTATACGCCCCATAGCGTCATATTTTTTGTAAAGAACAGTCCCTTTTTTAGTTGTTTCTGCCGTAGTGCTAAACCGTATACGCCCAACCTGATCATATATATATTTAGTTTCGCCGACATCAGGTGTGATACGTGATTCAAGCTGTCCCAGAAAGTTGTATGTGTTTTGTGTTACAAAAGAATCTGCGCTGGCTGAATTAGTGAAATAATTTGGATGTAGAATCTGTATTATATTGCCTGCAGAATCAAACACCTGCTGAACGGCATCAAGCATGCCATTTCCGTCATTTGTCTGTTTGCCCAGTGTCTGACCTTTGCGGTCGTAGATTGTGTAAACTGTTGTGTTGTTTGCATTTGTTGTTGAGGTCACAAGGAAATCACCTGCATGATAACTGATCCCTGCGACGCTTTGCTGATCTGTTACGTTATAACAAAACTGAATGTTATGCTTATTATCTCCTGTAATCGCAAAATCCTTGCCGGGGAGTCCTTTTTTCAGAGGTCTTGCCAGTGGCGAGGCTTCATAAATAGTACCACTGTATGGATACCCTTCATCTTCCGGATAATAGTCGCTGACTTCACCTATCATAACACCTGTAGAGCTGTCAAACCCTTTGACAAAGCTTTTTCGGTAGCCGAACAGGGTGTTGTCAAAGCCTGCGATTTTGGTTTCAGCAATAATATTATACATTGAGTCATAGAGGACATTTTTAACAAGGCACTTAGTATTATTTAGAACCTGTGACTGGATTTTCTGACCGTCTCCGTTTTTATAGTTCACAGATACCTGCGGTGCGAGGAAAGTTACTGGGTTCGAAAATTGTATATTACCCTTCGCTGAAAGGGTGAATACGCCTTTGATTTGAGTGTCATTGATTACTGAAAATACCTGTCTGCCCCCTGCAAAGAGCAGAACAGCACCATTGAGGGGCATCAGCATAACGTTTACCGGAACTTTGCCATTTACAGTTTTGTCTGTATGGGTGGTTCCGTTCAGCACTATTTTCCAGCCGTTTTTAATGTCCCAACTGGCGTTAAGTTTGTCTCCTATGCCCAAGGAAAAAGCAGTACCAGCGCTGTCAGGTGACGAAATAGTTAGACCAATTGCATATGTGCCGGTATTTGCCGTGGATAGCCATTTTATTGTGTTTTTATTGCTGCCTGCGTGACATAACTGTCCGTTTTTTATTGCCCATGACTTATTCTGATCCCTCTGCCATGTATTCCATGTCTGTTCACCGCTTGTGAATGTCTCATAAATTCCTCCATCTGCTGCTATTATCTCAAGATCACTTGAAGGGGTATCCTGAGGGTATTGATAAGGTGATAAATCCTGCCATTCCCGTGTGTTGTAGCTGATTGAGCCTTTTTTAGTATTTTCCTGAGGACCGATCTCGGCAAATTTCTGACGCATACTGTCATAGGCATAACGCTTTGTATCTGCGTTACTGCCTATCGAGGCGATTTCATCGCTGTATACAGGGTCGTAAAACTTCGCCTCCATTTCACAGGCAAGGGGAACTATAAAGATATTGTTAATAAGCAGATAACCGGAATTTTTTTCGTTAGTTATTGATACAGACAGTGACTGTTCGTTACTACTGCTTTTCTTTATTACCGCCTGCCAGTAAAGCCATTTCTCTTCACCAGCGGGGATAATAGCGATCTTTTCAGGATTATCTGAGCCAGTTTCC
This window of the Denitrovibrio acetiphilus DSM 12809 genome carries:
- a CDS encoding Ca2+-dependent phosphoinositide-specific phospholipase C — its product is MKYADIRYNQVRQKSSHNSYQRQESYTGQALYWRLRSMEIDIHSSNNSALWPQLMGDWYVYHASVVDQESSVNTFTDALAVLKSFHMAVPDHEVVTIWVDLKDNFVTSRDQTPESLDELIISELGRENIWGPPDLIGSEQNLQAAVAAYNWPSLESLQGKFIFGCTTGDLSSISSVLNQYVENGATANERLCFVAPELSSADGIISHSYAVMFNLSSSHTALAKDVFDAGFVSRAYGLNSESSWNVGWDSNANHLGTNKVNVYQDEWARTDLPETGYPFSGINVELGSDLTEPGHLYAIKVNSGDIWSKNDSFYFQYNNVETSDDNTLTAFVSNQQSHVNGWIKGGIMARSSISDSASYIAVFQTGDHKIRIQYRSRSGNSTSNIDAAIPNGVNGKPIVSDNTPIWLKLDIQNSGKWGVASYSVNGSEWLQIGQIGVDENLVLQGWAASSHNVGEIKWLFGGSNAPEQGKAIGSKASGRFISNSGEAASLNT